The Aureimonas mangrovi genome contains the following window.
GGGGGCGGATCCCGCGTCGGTGGTGGATCCGCAGCTGCGTCTGCGCGGCCTTTCGGGCTTGCGCGTCGCGGATGCCTCCGTCATGCCGACGATCACGTCGGGCAATACCAACTCGCCGACGATCATGATTGCGGAAAAGGCTGCCGCCATGATGCTGGCGGCGCGCTGAGGGGAGGAGAGCGGCGATGAGCTATGAGACGATCGAGACCGAGCGGGACGGACGCGTCGCCCTTATCCGGCTGAACCGGCCGCAGGCGCTGAACGCGCTGAACATGCAGCTTGCGGGCGAGCTGATCGAGGCGACCGGCGGCTTCGACCGTGATCCCGGCGTCGGCTGCATCGTCGTCACGGGCTCGGAAAAGGCGTTTGCCGCCGGCGCTGACATCAAGGAGATGCAGGAGCGGACCTACGCGCAGATGTACGCGGACGACTGGTTCGGCCTGTGGGAGCGTTTCGCCGCCACTCGCACGCCCACGATCGCAGCGGTGAATGGCTTCGCGCTCGGTGGTGGTTGCGAGGTCGCGATGATGTGCGACATCGTGCTGGCCGGCGAGGGGGCGAAGTTCGGCCAGCCGGAGATCAATCTCGGCGTCATGCCCGGCATGGGCGGTTCGCAGCGCCTCGCGCGTCTCGTCGGCCGCTCCAAGGCGATGGAACTGTGCCTGACGGGCCGCATGATGGGCGCCGAAGAGGCCGAGCGCGCCGGGCTCGCGGCACGGGTCTTCCCGAAGGGCGAACTCGTCGAGGAGGCGATGAAGATGGCCGCGCTCATCGCCGAAAAGTCCAAGACCGCCGCCATGATGACCAAGGAGGCGGTGAACCGCGCCGAGGAAATCCCGCTCGCGGAAGGGCTGCGTTTCGAGCGTCGCCTGTTCCACTCCATGTTCGCGCTGCCCGACCAGTCCGAGGGCATGGCGGCCTTCGTCGAAAAGCGCAAACCCGACTTCAAGCGCGGTTAACGGAGCTCATTTCGAGCGCCACGCGCTCTCGATCTCGTCGAGGACCGCCGGGTCCTCGATCGTCGCCGGCATCGGATAGGGCTCGCTCTCGGCGATCTTCTTCATCGTGGCGCGCAGGATCTTGCCCGAGCGCGTCTTGGGCAGGCGGTCGACGACGACGACACGACTGAGGCTGGCGACGGCGCCGATGTGCTCACGCACTAGCGAGGAGACGCCGGAGGTCAAATCCGGGCCCTGGACGTTCGCTCCGCTCTTCAGCACCACGAAGGTGCACGGCGTCTCGCCCTTGATGTCGTCCCGCACCCCGATCACCGCGCATTCGGCGACGTCGGGATGGGTGGCGACGACCTCCTCGATCCCGCCGGTCGAAAGCCGATGCCCGGCGACGTTGATGACGTCGTCGGTCCGGCCCATGATCCACACATAACCGTCCTCGTCCACCATCCCGGCGTCGGCCGTCGAGTACCAGCCGGGATAGGCGTCGAGATAGGCGCTGCGCATCCTGTCCTCATCGTTCCACAAGGTTGGAAAGGCGCCGGGCGGCAGCGGCAGGCGGATCGCGACGGCACCGAGCTCGCCGCGCGGCTGGGGTTTGCCTGCCTCGTCGAGCGCCTCGACCTCCCATCCCGGCATCGGCACGCTCGCCGAGCCGTGCTTGATGGCCAGGCGCCCCAAGCCGACCGGATTGGCGGCGATGGGCCAGCCGCTCTCGGTCTGCCACCAGTGGTCGACGACGGGGCGCTTCAGCACGCGCTCCGCCCAGCGCACGGTCTCGGGGTCGGCGCGCTCGCCCGCAAGGAAGAGCGTCCGAAGCTTAGAGAGGTCGTGGCCTTCGATCAGCGTGCCCCCAGGGTCTTCCTTGCGGACGGCGCGGATGGCGGTCGGCGCGGTGAACAGCGCCTTCACGCTATATTCGGCGCAGACGCGCCAGAAGGCCCCTGCGTCCGGCGTGCCGACCGGCTTGCCTTCGTAGAGGACGCTCGTCGCCCCGCAGATCAGCGGCGCGTAGACGATGTAGGTGTGGCCGACGACCCAGCCGACATCTGATGCCGTCCAAATCACCTCGCCGGGGCCGATGTCGTAGATCGCGGGGAGCGACCATGCGCAGGAGACGAGATGCCCGCCATTATCGCGCACGACGCCTTTCGGGCGGCCCGTCGTGCCGGAGGTGTAGAGGATGTAGAGCGGATCGGTCGCCCTGACCGGCGTGCAGGGCCCCTCGCGGCCGGCGTCGATTTCGGCGATCGCGCGTGCGCGGCACTTCCCCCAGTCGTGGTCACGGCCCGCCGTCAGGTCGCACGGCTGTTGCGGGCGCTGGAGGATGATGCAGACGTCGGGCTTGTGGGCTGCCTCCTCAATCGCCTTGTCGAGCAGCGGCTTGTAGGCGACGACGCGCTTCGGCTCGATGCCGCAGGAAGCCGACACGACGACCTTCGGCTTTGCGTCGTCGATGCGCACGGCAAGCTCGCGCGCGGCGAAGCCGCCGAAGACGACGGAATGCACGGCGCCGAGGCGGGCGCAGGCGAGCATCGCGACCACCGCCTCTGGCACCATGGGCATGTAGAGGATGACGCGGTCGCCCTTCGTCACGCCGAGATCGGCCAGCGTCAGCGAGAAGGCCTGCACCTCGCGCAGCAGTTCGCCGTAGGTCAGGCGACGCTTCGTGCCGGTTACGGGTGAATCGTATAGGAGCGCCTCGCGCTGGCCGTGCCCGGCCGCGACATGGCGGTCGAGCGCGTTGTGGCAGGTGTTGCAAACGGCATCCGGGAACCAGCGGCCATAGACGCCGTCTTCGCTTGAAAAGGCGCGGGCGGGCGCCTCGATCCAGTCCACGGCCTTGGCGGCACGCAGCCAAAAGCGGTCAGGGTCGGCGCGCCAGTTCGCGTATGCGGTGCGATAGTCCATCGTGCGTGGCTCCTCCCAAAGCCGCATGCAGTAGACGAGCTCAGCCGTCCTCCTCGAGCCGCAGCAGCATCGTACCATCCTCGACCGCTTGGCCGGCCGCGACGAGAAGCTCGGCCACGATCCCGTCGCGCGGGGCCTTGATGGCGTGCTCCATCTTCATCGCATCCACGACGACGAGCGTCTGTCCCGCCGAGACCTCGTCGCCCGGCGATACGGCAACGAGCCGGACCGTGCCGGGCATGGGCGAGACGAGACTGCCGGCGCCTTGCGCTTCGCCCGCCGCGCCGGGCGCGTGCAGGCGGAAGTCGTGGGTGTCGCCGTCGAGGAAGAGGGTCAGGTGACCGGGCCGGCGTGCGATCGCCGGTTCGACGCGGCGGCCGTCGATGCGCAGGCGAGGGCGCTCGCCGGCCCGTTCCACGATGAGTTCCACGCGGCCAGCCGGTGTCTCGCAGGCCATGCGCCCATCCCGCTCCTCGACCGTGACGGTGAGGGCGGCGCCCTCGTCGTCGAAGAGGATTGCGGTTCGCCCGTTGCCGTAGGCTCGGAAGCCGCGCAGCGCGTCCCAGGGATCGACCGAGACCGCCGGCTTGAATGCTCCCGCCTCGAATGCCGCCACGAGCGCCCAGGCCACAGCCGGCTTTTCCTTCGGCGGCAGGAGGGAGGCGAGATCGCGTTCGATCAGGCCGGTATCCACTTCGCCGCGCGCGAAGCCCTCATGAGCAGCGAGGCGCGCGAGGAAGGCGGCGTTGGTGACGAGCCCGGCGACCTCAACCCGCTTGAGAGCGTCGTGCAGCTTGCGAAGCGCCGAGGCGCGGTCGGGGCCGTGGGTGATGATCTTGGCGATCATCGGATCGTAGAAGGGTGACACGGCATCGCCCTCCTCGACGCCCGTGTCGATGCGCGCATCGTCGGGGAGGCAAAGATGCGTCAGCCTGCCGGTCGCGGGCAGGAAGCCTTTCGCCGGATCCTCGGCATAGAGGCGCGCCTCGAAGGCGTGGCCGTCGATCGCCAAGCTCTCCTGCGTGAAGGGCAGGGGCTCGCCAGCCGCGACTTGCAACTGGAGTGCCACGAGATCGAGGCCGGTGATCGCCTCCGTCACCGGATGCTCCACCTGAAGCCGCGTGTTCATCTCCATGAACCAGAAGCCGTCCGGCGAAAGGCCGCCGGACCCATCGACGATGAATTCGATCGTGCCGGCCCCGGCGTAGCCGATGGCCTTGGCGGCGCGCACGGCGGCCTCACCCATCGCCGCGCGCATCTCCTGCGTCATGCCGGGGGCGGGGGCCTCCTCGATGACCTTCTGATGGCGGCGCTGGAGCGAGCAGTCGCGCTCGAAGAGATGGACCGCGTTGCCGTGCCGGTCTCCGAAGATCTGGATCTCGATATGGCGCGGGGCGGCGACGTATTTCTCGACGAGGCAGGCAGCATCGCCGAAAGCGGCCTCCGCCTCGCGCCGCGCGCTTTCGAGCGCGTCCGCGAAGTCTCGCGGGGCATCGACGCGGCGCATGCCCTTGCCCCCGCCGCCGGCGCGCGCCTTGATGAGAACGGGGTAGCCGATGCGTTCGGCCTCGGCGCCGAGAATGGCCGGGTCCTGCTCCGTGCCATGATAGCCCGGCACGACCGGCACGCCGGCTTCCTCCATCAGGCGCTTGGCGGCGTCCTTCAGGCCCATCGCGCGGATGGCGGCGGCTGAGGGGCCGATGAAGACGAGGCCCGCGGCCTCAACCGCCGCGACAAAGGCGGCGTTCTCGGAGAGGAAGCCGTAGCCGGGATGGATCGCCTGCGCGCCGGCCTGAAGTGCCGCCGCAACGATGGCATCCGCTCGCAGATAGCTTTCGGCGGCCGGCGCGGGGCCGATGCGCACTGCCTCGTCGGCCATGCGCACGTGAAGTGCTTTCGCATCCGCATCGGAGTAGACGGCGACCGTAGCGATGCCCAGCCGGCGCGCGGTGCGGATGACGCGGCAGGCGATCTCCCCACGATTGGCGATGAGGATCTTGTCGAACATCGTGCCGCTCACATCCGGAACAGGCCGAAGCGCGTGTCCGCGATCGGCGCGTTGAGCGCCGCCGAAAGCGACAAGCCGAGCACGTCCCTGCTCCTACGTGGATCGACGATGCCGTCGTCCCACAGCCGAGAGGAGGCATAGAGCGGGTGGCTCTGGCGCTCGAAGAGCTCGATCGTCGGGCGCTTGAACTCGGCCTCCTCGTCCGCGCTCCAATGCCCTCCGCGCCGCTCTATGCCGTCGCGGCGCACCGTCGCGAGAACGCCGGCGGCCTGCTCGCCGCCCATCACCGCGATGCGCGAGTTCGGCCAGGTCCACAGGAAGCGCGGCGAGTAGGCGCGCCCGCACATGCCGTAATTGCCGGCGCCATAGGACCCGCCGACGATCATCGTGAGCTTGGGCACCGAGGTCGTCGCCACGGCCGTGACGAGCTTGGCGCCGTGCTTGGCGATGCCGCCCGCCTCGTAGGCACGCCCGACCATGAAGCCCGTGATGTTCTGCAGGAAGAGCAGCGGCACCTTTCGCTGCGAGCACAGCTCGACGAAATGCGCTCCCTTCATCGCGCTCTCGGAGAACAGGACGCCGTTGTTGGCGAGGATGCCGACCGGCAGGCCGTGAAGATGGGCAAAGCCGCAGACGAGTGTCGGCCCGAACAGCGCCTTGAATTCGTCGAAGCGCGAGCCGTCCACGAGCCGCGCGATCACCTCGCGGATGTCGTAGGGGGTCCTGGGGTCGGCCGGCACGATGCCGGCGAGTTCGGCCGGGTCATAGGCCGGGGGCTCGGGCGCCTGCCGCTCCACCAGCCAGACCTTCGCCCGGTTGAGATGGGCGACGGCGCGGCGGGCAAGGGCGAGGGCGTGATCGTCGTCCTCGGCCAGATGATCCACGACGCCCGAGAGCCGGGCGTGCGTCAGCCCGCCGCCGAGGTCTTCCGCCGAGACGATCTCGCCTGTCGCGGCCTTCACCAAGGGCGGGCCGGCGAGGAAGATCGTGCCTTGGTCCTTCACGATGATCGTCTCGTCGCTCATCGCCGGCACGTAGGCGCCACCCGCCGTGCACGAGCCCATGACGACGGCGATCTGGGCAAGACCCCGCGCGGACATGTTCGCCTGGTTGAAGAAGATGCGGCCGAAATGGTCCCGGTCCGGGAAGACCTCGTCCTGATTGGGAAGGTTGGCGCCGCCGGAATCGACGAGATAGACGCAGGGCAGTTCGTTCTCGCTCGCGATCTCCTGCGCGCGCAGGTGCTTCTTCACGGTCAGGGGGTAGTAGGTGCCGCCCTTCACCGTGGCGTCGTTGGCGAGCACCATGACCTCGCGGCCCGACACGCGGCCGACGCCCGCGATGAGCCCCGCGCCGGGCACGGCGCCCTCGTACTGGCCGTGGGCCGCGAAGAGCCCGATTTCGAGGAAGGGCGAGCCGGGGTCGAGCAGCCGGTCGACGCGCTCACGCGGCAGGAGCTTGCCGCGTGCGACATGGCGCTTGCGCGCCTCCTCGCCGCCGCCTGCAAGGCTCGTCTCGGCGGCGGCCTCGACAGTGCGAAGTTGCGCCAGCATCGCGTCGCGATTGGCCGCGAAGTCCTGAGAAGCCGTCGAGACCATCGAGGCGATCACCGCCATCAGGCGGTTTCCTTGAAGAGCTCGCGGCCGATCAGCATGCGCCGGATCTCCGAGGTGCCCGCGCCGATCTCGTACAGCTTGGCATCGCGCAGGAGGCGGCCGGTAGCGTAATCGTTGATGTAGCCGTTGCCGCCGAGCGCCTGGATCGCCTGCAGCGCCGTCTGCGTCGCGGCCTCGGCGGCGTAGAGTATGCAGCCGGCGGCGTCCTTGCGGCTCGTCTCGCCGCGATCGGCGGCCGCCGCGACGGCGTAGACGTAGGCGCGGGCGGCGTTGGCGTTCACGTACATGTCGGCGAGCTTGCCCTGCATGAGCTGGAACTCACCGATGGGCTGGCCGAACTGCCGGCGCTCATGGACATAGGGCACGACCACGTCGAGACAGGCGGCCATGATGCCGAGCGGCCCGGCGGCGAGGACAATGCGCTCGTAGTCGAGGCCGCTCATCAGGACCTTCACACCGCCCCCGACTTCGCCAAGCACGTTGTCCACCGGCACCTCGCAACCGTCGAAGACCAGTTCGCAAGTGTTGGAGCCGCGCATGCCGAGCTTGTCGAGCTTCTGCGCGGTGGAAAAGCCTGCCATACCCTTCTCGACGAGGAAGGCGGTGATGCCGCGCGGGCCGGCGTCCGGGTCGGTGCGGGCATAGACGACGAGGGTGGAAGCGTCCGGCCCGTTGGTGATCCACATCTTGGTGCCGTTGAGGACGAAGTGGTCGTTGCCCTTGCGCTCGGCGCGCAGCTTCAAGGACACGACGTCCGAGCCCGAACCCGTCTCCGACATGGCGAGGGAGCCGACATCCTCGCCCGAAACGAGCCTCGGCAGGTATTTCGCCTTCTGTTCGGCGGTGCCGTTGCGGCGGATCTGGTTGACGCACAGATTGGAGTGCGCGCCGTAGGAGAGGCCGACCGAGGCCGAGGCGCGGCTGATCTCTTCCAGCGCGACGCAATGGGCGAGATAGCCGAGGCCGGCGCCGCCATAGTCCTCCTCGACCGTCAGCCCGAGAAGGCCGAGCTCCCCCATCTCGCGCCAGAGGTGGTTGGGGAATTCGTTCGAGCGATCGATCTCGGCCGCGTTCGGCGCGATCTGCTCGGCCGCAAAGCGCCGCACCATGTCGCGCAGCGCTTCCACCTCCGCGGGCAGGCCGAATCGCATTGTGGCGTCGAACATGGGCTCCTCCCTCGCATGTTCCGCTGGGGCGCCGGCCTCCCCGCCGTCGCCCTTCCGCGCCACGAGGTTTCGTCGGCGCGCGTGATGGTGTCAAGCTGCGCTCAGGGAGAGGCTACGGGGAGGCTTGTGAGGATGGATGCGACGGATCTGCGGATCTTGAGGGCGCTGCAGGAGGACCCGGAAGGCTCGGTGGAGGCGATCGGACGGGCCGCCGGCATCAGCCACACGCCGTGCTGGCGGCGCATCCGCCAGATGCAGGAGGCCGGCGTCCTGAAGGGGCGCCGCTACGTCATCGACGAGAAGGCCGTCGGCCTCACCGTCACGGTCATCACGATGGTGAAGCTCTCGAAGCACGACCAGAAGTCGCTCGACGCCTTCGAGAGCGAGGCGGCCCGGCTGCACGAGATCGTCGAATGCTACCTCGTGACGGGGCAGTACGACTTCGCGCTGACGATCGTGACGCGTGACATGGAGAGCTTCGAGATGATGCTGAAGACCAAACTCTCGAACCTGCCGCATGTGGCCGACATGAATTCCACCGTCGTCCTCCGTAAGGCGAAGACAGGTGGGCGTTTGCCGATCTAAGCGCCGAACGAGGATGGATTGGGCTCGTCGTTGCGAAAATAAGGATGTCCATCCTCACGCTCGCCGGCTTGTGACCGCAGATCGCAATGGCGCTCCTTTGAAACTGTTCTAACATTCTCCCTCGGGTGCCGCCCTGCGCGGTGCCCCGCGCAGGAACAGACGGGAGGCTGTGATGGCGGGCGAACTCGATCGCAAGTATTCGGCCGACGAAGGCCGGGTCTTCATGAGCGGCACGCAGGCTCTAGTTCGCCTGCCGATGGTGCAGATGCGGCGGGACCGCGCGGCTGGGCTGAACACCGGCACCTTCATCTCCGGCTATCGCGGCTCGCCGCTCGGCGGCTACGACCAGCAGCTCTTCAAGTCGCGCGCTGAACTCGGAAAGGAAGGCATCGTCTTCCAGCCGGGCATCAACGAGGACCTTGCGGCCACCGCCGTCTGGGGCTCGCAGCAGCTCGGCCTCTCCCCCGGCGCGCAGAAGGACGGCGTCGTCGGCATCTGGTACGGCAAGGGTCCGGGCGTCGACCGCTCGGGAGACGTCTTCAAGCACGCCAACGCCGCCGGCTCTTCCGCGCATGGCGGCGTCCTCGTCATCGCGGGCGACGACCACGGCGCCAAGTCCTCGACCGTGCCGCATCAGTCCGACCACGCCTTCATGGCGGCGGTCATTCCGATGCTCTATCCGTCCTCGATCCACGAATTCGTCGAGTTCGGCCTCCTCGGCATCGCCATGAGCCGGTATTCGGGCTGCTGGGTGGGGATGAAGGTCATTGCCGACACGGTCGAGACCACGGCCTCCGTGGACCTGTCCGGCGAGCACCGCGAGTTCGTGATCCCGACCGACTTCGAACTGCCGGCGGGCGGGCTCAACCTTCGCATTCCCGACGACCGCTGGAGCCAGGACAACCGACTCCAGACCTACAAGGCCTATGCCGCGATCGCCTTCGCGCGGGCCAACAAGGTGGACCGCGTCACGCTGGATTCGGTGGACGCGAAGCTCGGCATCATCGCCTCGGGCAAGGCCTACGAGGACGTGCGCCAGGCGCTGCGCGAGCTCGGCGTCGACGAGGACACGGCGCATCGCGCGGGCCTGCGGCTCTACAAGGTGGGCATGCCATGGCCGCTTGAGCCGGAGGGCGTTCGAGAATTCTCCGTCGGGTTGGAGGAGATCCTCGTCGTCGAGGAGCGGCGTGAGATCATCGAGAACCAGATCAAGCAGCAACTCTTCAACTGGCGTGCCGACGTGCGCCCGCGCATCATCGGCAAGTTCGATCACCACGACCGGCCGGTGCTTTCGCTCGCTGAGGAACTGACGGTCGGCACCGCTGCCATCGTCCTGGGAGAGCGCATCCTGGCGATGAGCCATCTCGACGAGGAGCATCGCGTCTTCATTGAGGAGCGCATCTCCCATTTCAGGGCGCTGCGCGATCGCACGAAGGCGCTTGAGCCGCCGGTCGCGCGCACGCCCTTCTACTGCTCGGGCTGCCCGCACAACTCCTCCACCAAGGTGCCGGAGGGCTCGCGCGGGCTCGCGGGCATCGGCTGCCATTACATGGTGACGTGGATGGGTCGCTCGACCGACACGTTCAGCCAGATGGGCGGGGAGGGCGTCGCCTGGAGCGGCATCGCGCCCTTCACCAAGGAGACGCACGTCTTCGCCAATCTGGGTGACGGCACCTACTTCCATTCAGGTCAGCTCGCGATCCGCCAGTCCGTCGCGGCCGGCGTCAACATCACCTACAAGGTGCTCTACAACGACGCCGTCGCGATGACCGGCGGTCAACATGTCGACGGCAATCTCGATCCCGCCAAGATCACCCACCAGCTCTATCAGGAAGGCGTGAGGCCGATCGTGCTTCTCTCGGAGAAGCCAGAACTCTATCAGGCGGCGATGCTCGCGCCGGGCGTCACCATTCGCCACCGCGACGACGTGGAGGCGGTGATGGCCGAGCTTCGCGGGACGCACGGCACCTCGGCCATGATCTACGACCAGACCTGCGCGGCCGAAAAGCGACGCCGCCGCAAGCGCGGGCTGATGGAGGACCCGGACAAGCGCGTCGTCATCAATCCGGCGGTCTGCGAGGGCTGCGGAGACTGCTCGGTGCAGTCCAACTGCATCTCGGTCGAGCCGCTGGAGACAGAGTTCGGCCGCAAGCGCCAGATCAACCAGTCCTCCTGCAACAAGGATTTCTCCTGCGTGAAGGGCTTCTGCCCGTCCTTCGTCACCATCGAAGGCGCGAAGCTGAAGAAGCGCGCGCCGGTCGGCGGGCCGGACGCGGCGCACATCCCGCCGCCGCTGGTGCCCGAACTCGTCCAGCCGGTGAATATCGCCATCACCGGCGTCGGCGGAACGGGAGTCCTGACGATCGGGGCGATCCTCGGGATGGCGGCCCATCTCGACGGCAAGGCGCCGATGCTGCTCGACATGGCGGGCCTTGCCCAGAAGGGCGGGGCGGTGCTCAGCCACGTTCGCATCGGCCGCACGGCGGATGAGGTGAGTTGCCCGCGCATCGTCGCCGGCAGCGCCGACGTCCTGATCGCCGCCGATGATGTCGTCGCGGCATCCAAAGATGCCGCGACGCTGCTCTCGCCCGAACGCACGCGCGGCGTCGTCAACACGCATCTGACGCCGGTCGCCCAGTTCGTGCGCGATCCGGACTTCGACTTTCGGCGTACGCTCGTTGGCAGCACGATCCGGCGATCCATCGGCGAGGGCTCCGATTTCGTGAACTTCACCGAGATCGCGGAAATCGTCGCGGGTGACGCCATCGCCACCAACATCATGATGCTCGGCTATGCCTGGCAGCGCGGGCTGATCCCGCTGACGCTCGCGTCGGTCACGCAGGCGATCGAGCTGAACGGCGTCGCGGTGAAGGCCAATCTCGACGCCTTCGCTTGGGGGCGGCTCGCGGCGGCCGATCCGCAGAAGGTCGCCGGCATCGTCGCGCCGCACACGGGGACGGCGAAGACCCTCGTGGACATGACGACGGACGAACTCGTCGACCAGCGCACCGCCTTCCTGACGAAGTATCAGGACGCGGCGCTGGCCGCGCGCTACCGCGCGATGGTCGGCGAGGCGAAGGCGTTGGACGAGCGTGCCGGTGCGAACGGGCGCATCTACCGGGCCGTCGCGCACAACTACGCCAAGCTTCTCGCCTACAAGGATGAGTACGAGGTGGCGCGTCTTCACACCGACGAAGCCTTTGCGCGGATGCTGGCGGAGGAGTTCGAGCCTGGCGGCCGTCTCGTCTTCCATCTCGCGCCGCCGATCCTGTCCGGCGAGGATTCCAACGGCCGGCCGAAGAAGCGCAGCTTCGGGCCGTGGATGATGACGGCGTTCCGCGTCCTCGCCAAGGGAAAGCGCCTGCGCGGCACCGTGCTCGACCCGTTCGGCTATTTCGCCGAGCGAAAGCGCGAACGCGCTCTGATCGAGGCCTACGAGGCCGATTTCGCGGCCATGCGCGCAGCGGATGCAGGCCGGGCCGATCTCGCGGCCGAAATCCTGTCGCTGCCCGAGGCGATCCGCGGCTACGGGCCGGTGAAGGCGGCTTCGATCGACAAGGCCGGGAAGCGGCGCGCGGAACTGATGGCGCTCTTTGCCGAGCGCGGGCGGGTGGAGGCGAAGGCCGAGCCTCTGGTGCCGGCTCAATAGCGGATCGGTTGACGGTGCGTCCCGGCGCTGAGGCGCGTGTGGGCCGAGACATTTTCACTGCCTCCATCCATATGCCCGTCATCGAGGAACGAGACGGGAGCGAGGAATGGACGGGCAGGAAGCGGATTTCATCCACGTCTTCGAGCCGGGGCGCGCGGACAAGCCGCCGCTGCTTCTCTTGCACGGCACGGGCGGCGACGAGCGCGATCTTCTGCCGCTCGGCCGCATGGTGGCGCCCAGCTTCGCGCTGCTGTCGCCGCGCGGCAAGGTGCTCGAGCAAGGAATGCCGCGCTTCTTTCGCCGGCTGGCGGAAGGCGTGTTCGACGAGGCCGACCTTATCCGGCGCACCGACGACCTCGCGGACTTCGTCGAGGCGGCGTGTGCCGAGCACGGGCTTTCGGCGCCAGTCGCGCTCGGCTTTTCCAACGGGGCCAACATCGCAGCGGC
Protein-coding sequences here:
- a CDS encoding carboxyl transferase domain-containing protein, with protein sequence MAVIASMVSTASQDFAANRDAMLAQLRTVEAAAETSLAGGGEEARKRHVARGKLLPRERVDRLLDPGSPFLEIGLFAAHGQYEGAVPGAGLIAGVGRVSGREVMVLANDATVKGGTYYPLTVKKHLRAQEIASENELPCVYLVDSGGANLPNQDEVFPDRDHFGRIFFNQANMSARGLAQIAVVMGSCTAGGAYVPAMSDETIIVKDQGTIFLAGPPLVKAATGEIVSAEDLGGGLTHARLSGVVDHLAEDDDHALALARRAVAHLNRAKVWLVERQAPEPPAYDPAELAGIVPADPRTPYDIREVIARLVDGSRFDEFKALFGPTLVCGFAHLHGLPVGILANNGVLFSESAMKGAHFVELCSQRKVPLLFLQNITGFMVGRAYEAGGIAKHGAKLVTAVATTSVPKLTMIVGGSYGAGNYGMCGRAYSPRFLWTWPNSRIAVMGGEQAAGVLATVRRDGIERRGGHWSADEEAEFKRPTIELFERQSHPLYASSRLWDDGIVDPRRSRDVLGLSLSAALNAPIADTRFGLFRM
- a CDS encoding acetyl/propionyl/methylcrotonyl-CoA carboxylase subunit alpha, with amino-acid sequence MFDKILIANRGEIACRVIRTARRLGIATVAVYSDADAKALHVRMADEAVRIGPAPAAESYLRADAIVAAALQAGAQAIHPGYGFLSENAAFVAAVEAAGLVFIGPSAAAIRAMGLKDAAKRLMEEAGVPVVPGYHGTEQDPAILGAEAERIGYPVLIKARAGGGGKGMRRVDAPRDFADALESARREAEAAFGDAACLVEKYVAAPRHIEIQIFGDRHGNAVHLFERDCSLQRRHQKVIEEAPAPGMTQEMRAAMGEAAVRAAKAIGYAGAGTIEFIVDGSGGLSPDGFWFMEMNTRLQVEHPVTEAITGLDLVALQLQVAAGEPLPFTQESLAIDGHAFEARLYAEDPAKGFLPATGRLTHLCLPDDARIDTGVEEGDAVSPFYDPMIAKIITHGPDRASALRKLHDALKRVEVAGLVTNAAFLARLAAHEGFARGEVDTGLIERDLASLLPPKEKPAVAWALVAAFEAGAFKPAVSVDPWDALRGFRAYGNGRTAILFDDEGAALTVTVEERDGRMACETPAGRVELIVERAGERPRLRIDGRRVEPAIARRPGHLTLFLDGDTHDFRLHAPGAAGEAQGAGSLVSPMPGTVRLVAVSPGDEVSAGQTLVVVDAMKMEHAIKAPRDGIVAELLVAAGQAVEDGTMLLRLEEDG
- a CDS encoding Lrp/AsnC family transcriptional regulator is translated as MDATDLRILRALQEDPEGSVEAIGRAAGISHTPCWRRIRQMQEAGVLKGRRYVIDEKAVGLTVTVITMVKLSKHDQKSLDAFESEAARLHEIVECYLVTGQYDFALTIVTRDMESFEMMLKTKLSNLPHVADMNSTVVLRKAKTGGRLPI
- a CDS encoding isovaleryl-CoA dehydrogenase produces the protein MRFGLPAEVEALRDMVRRFAAEQIAPNAAEIDRSNEFPNHLWREMGELGLLGLTVEEDYGGAGLGYLAHCVALEEISRASASVGLSYGAHSNLCVNQIRRNGTAEQKAKYLPRLVSGEDVGSLAMSETGSGSDVVSLKLRAERKGNDHFVLNGTKMWITNGPDASTLVVYARTDPDAGPRGITAFLVEKGMAGFSTAQKLDKLGMRGSNTCELVFDGCEVPVDNVLGEVGGGVKVLMSGLDYERIVLAAGPLGIMAACLDVVVPYVHERRQFGQPIGEFQLMQGKLADMYVNANAARAYVYAVAAAADRGETSRKDAAGCILYAAEAATQTALQAIQALGGNGYINDYATGRLLRDAKLYEIGAGTSEIRRMLIGRELFKETA
- a CDS encoding AMP-binding protein, encoding MDYRTAYANWRADPDRFWLRAAKAVDWIEAPARAFSSEDGVYGRWFPDAVCNTCHNALDRHVAAGHGQREALLYDSPVTGTKRRLTYGELLREVQAFSLTLADLGVTKGDRVILYMPMVPEAVVAMLACARLGAVHSVVFGGFAARELAVRIDDAKPKVVVSASCGIEPKRVVAYKPLLDKAIEEAAHKPDVCIILQRPQQPCDLTAGRDHDWGKCRARAIAEIDAGREGPCTPVRATDPLYILYTSGTTGRPKGVVRDNGGHLVSCAWSLPAIYDIGPGEVIWTASDVGWVVGHTYIVYAPLICGATSVLYEGKPVGTPDAGAFWRVCAEYSVKALFTAPTAIRAVRKEDPGGTLIEGHDLSKLRTLFLAGERADPETVRWAERVLKRPVVDHWWQTESGWPIAANPVGLGRLAIKHGSASVPMPGWEVEALDEAGKPQPRGELGAVAIRLPLPPGAFPTLWNDEDRMRSAYLDAYPGWYSTADAGMVDEDGYVWIMGRTDDVINVAGHRLSTGGIEEVVATHPDVAECAVIGVRDDIKGETPCTFVVLKSGANVQGPDLTSGVSSLVREHIGAVASLSRVVVVDRLPKTRSGKILRATMKKIAESEPYPMPATIEDPAVLDEIESAWRSK
- a CDS encoding enoyl-CoA hydratase, with product MSYETIETERDGRVALIRLNRPQALNALNMQLAGELIEATGGFDRDPGVGCIVVTGSEKAFAAGADIKEMQERTYAQMYADDWFGLWERFAATRTPTIAAVNGFALGGGCEVAMMCDIVLAGEGAKFGQPEINLGVMPGMGGSQRLARLVGRSKAMELCLTGRMMGAEEAERAGLAARVFPKGELVEEAMKMAALIAEKSKTAAMMTKEAVNRAEEIPLAEGLRFERRLFHSMFALPDQSEGMAAFVEKRKPDFKRG